The Babylonia areolata isolate BAREFJ2019XMU chromosome 32, ASM4173473v1, whole genome shotgun sequence genome window below encodes:
- the LOC143276453 gene encoding protein transport protein Sec61 subunit gamma: MDQVMQFVDPARQFAKDSIRLVKKCTKPDRKEFQKIAIATAIGFAIMGFIGFFVKLIHIPINNIIVGS; the protein is encoded by the exons ATGGATCAGGTAATGCAGTTTGTGGACCCTGCCCGTCAGTTTGCCAAGGACTCCATTCGCCTGGTGAAGAAGTGCACCAAGCCTGACAGAAAag agTTTCAGAAGATTGCCATAGCAACTGCCATCGGTTTTGCTATCATGGGCTTCATCGGCTTCTTTGTCAAGTTGATCCACATccccatcaacaacatcattgt tggatctTAA